The segment TGTTGTTGCAGCGTTAAAGCTAATATCCAGCCATAATACTACACATTTCTAGTCTATCTATGAGATTCAGAGTTGATTTGTTATGCTCTGCCCGCTCAGTTTTTCAGAAGAAAATGGCCAAACATAgtcagctcacctgcttttactctATGATTTGAGTTTTAGATCTAAAATGTTTTTAATtatagaaaaaaatattttaaaaggaatagtttcaccatatgaAAACTAGAGCACGACTGACATGGGACTTTTGGATCCGAGTGAAAATATTAACCAATAACCGATATATCtgctaatataataataaaaataataataaaaataaaaaaaaagctcATAAATCTGATTTAATCAATTTGAGGAATTAACAATGTAAGCACCACATAAAATTTGAGGTCACCTGTATGACAGTCTTTTAAAATAGAAAATGTGTTACTCTAGTGAAAGGAGGATAAACTGCACTGATTCCAGCAAAAACATTTACAAGGCTCTGAAGACTGAACTGACTCATACCAGCCACCttgaaaacaacaacacagtacaCATTTTCAATGTATTGGTATTTAGCACTAACCCTAAGTGAACGGCATCAAGTACTCTCCCAGCTAGTTAGCAGGCTAGATGGTGGCAAAATGTGAATTTGGACCAGTCCCTGaccaatgacaaagcaaacatcAAAACATAGCTACAAAGTGCTGCTTTGTAACcttctgtgtttttttttttgtctccCAAAACATTTtaatgacagagcttgaggaataCCCTTTGCAAAAAGCTAATATAACGCACCAGATTTTGCGGCCTTCACCGCTGTAACGGTGCATGTTCTTAGCACAGCACTTGCTTTACTTTTGAGCGTAGCATCCATTGTTTGTCACGTCACCCAACATGACCTGGCAAGCTTCTATCTATTCAGCACTCACCGTAGAAgcagtaatatacactgctcaaaaaaataaagggaacacttaaacaacacactgtaactccaagtcaatcacacttctgtgaaatcaaactgtccacttaggaagcaacactgattgacaataaattgcacatgctgttgtgcaaatggaatagacaaaaggtggaaattataggcaattagcaagacacccccaataaaggagtgattctgtaggtggtgaccacagaccacttctcagttcctatgcttcctggctgatgttttggtcacttttgaatgctggcggtgctctcactattGTGGTAAcaatgagacggagtctacaacccacacaagtggctcaggtagtgcagctcatccaggatgacacatcaatgcgagctgtggcaagaaggtttgctgtgtctgtcagcgtagtgtccagagcatggaggcgctaccaggagacaggccggtacatcaggagacgtggaggaggccgtaggagggcaacaacccagcagcaggaccgctacctccgcctttgtgcaaggagtagcactgccagagccctgcaaaatgacctccagcaggccacaaatgtgcatgtgtcagcatatggtctcacaagggctctgaggatctcatctcggtacctaatggcagtcaggctacctctggcgagcacatggagggctgtgcggccccacaaagaaatgccacaccatgactgacccaccgccaaaccggtcatgttggaggatgttgcaggcagcagaacgttctccacggcgtctccagactctgtcacgtctgtcacatgtgctcagtatgaacctgctttcatctgtgaagagcacagggcgccagtggcgaatttgccaatatatACCCCCACTtgtggacatcgggccctcataccaccctcatggagtctgtttctgaccgtttgagcagacacatgcacatttgtggcctgctggaggtcattttgcagggctctggcagtgctactctatgcacaaaggcggaggtagcggtcctgctgctgggttgttgccctcctacggcctcctccacgtctcctgatgtaccggcctgtctcctggtagcgcctccatgctctggacactacgctgacagacacagcaaaccttcttgccacagctcgcattgatgtgccatcctggatgagctgcactacctgagccacttgtgtgagttgtagactccgtctcatgctaccactagagtgaaagcaccgccagcattcaaaagtgaccaaaacatcagacaggaagcataggaactgagaagtggtctgtggtcaccacctgcagaatcactcctttattgggggtgtcttgctaattgcctataatttccaccttttgtctattccatttgcacaacagcatgtgcaatttattgtcaatcagtgttgcttcctaagtggacagtttgatttcacagaagtgtgattgacttggagttacattgtgttgtttaagtgttccctttattttttggagcagtgtagtTCACTCACCTCTGACTGATGTGTATATAGTTGCGTTGTTGGTATAGTGTCCAGTCTTGCAGTAGAGGGCAAAAGCAAAATAGGCTTATAGCCATGCAAAGAGTGCCCTCTTCAGGACAAATAATGAAATGCGAAAATATAATTCTATGAAGAACAGCTTTTTTATCAAGTTATGTGCCAAACACTAAATTTGGCACATTTCCTCTACAGAGATACTGAAAAATAACAGCGAGAGAGAGTGAAATCATAGTGGTTTTACATATTACAATAATTTTATAGCCTAGGTTtcatttacaaacattggagattcaatagacacatgcacatttacgCTGAGTTGCCATCTTCGAGAAACAGAAATTAGCAAAAAGCTgggatttgtatttcattaatgTTTTATTGAAAAAGTATGGCTTTAAGTATTGACCTTGGGAGAATCAATGTAGTAGGAGCTAGATTCCACAAATTCtggtctctgctcctctctgttgggGAAATTCATCATAAACTTCCTTCACGAGGGAGGTGGTGTTTAGTCCGCAAGTCAAAATGCTGAgttttggcactttagcaaggcTTTATTCcccctttttttaaattattattcttttttttaaatacattttccatgtggtctatattaaacgGTACTTAATTTAATATAGCAGGCTTTTCAagttcaatattggtgcacaatttcgtGGAACAACCCATTCTATTGTTAGGTCGCTGGTTAGAATTCCTGAGCTAGCAAGGTGAAAATGGATCCCTTGGacaaaatgtaatctgtcagtAATATTCtttcaaaaactaaaatgttttcaaaaatgtattttaaaatgtaatttaaaaaaaaaaaaaaaatattacctTCACGGGACCCCATTTTAGAAACACTGGCGTAGCTAGCTAGTTTTATTATGGcatttggaaaagtttattactGACATTGTTTGAAAAACATATCTAGTCTTTGAAAATGAAATGCAATGAATTGTTGCTATGCCACTTAGCTAATATCATCTATCTATCACAGGCGCACAAGAACATGTCTTTCCGAGGAGGTGGTGGAAGAGGTGGCCGTGGTGGCGGATTCAACCGTggtggagggggaagaggaggatacGGTGGTGGTGGAGGATATAGTGGCGGTCGAGGTGGCGGCGGTGGTTTCCGAGGTGGTGGACGAGGAGGCTTCCAGGACTATGGCCCTCCAGAATATGTTGTTGGTAAGATGAATGATTTGGCAATGTGATGATGCACCCATATTGATTAAACACTTTCTCGTGATGTAGGGGGCATTGTTGATGCTTGGCATCCTGAATTTACTCCAGTTGTCTATTAATGTCCATGATGTCTGCCAGGTGTTGCAACCTCTGTTGTCGTAGGTTTACTTGCAGGTGATGATCCATGTTTTTTCTGTACTGACCATATGTCCTTGCTCTTTCCTCCAGCACTAGGAGAGTTTATGCACCCCTGTGAGGATGAAATTGTGTGCAAGTGTGTAACGGAGGAGAACAAAGTTCCCTACTTCAACGCGCCCGTGTACTTGGAAAACAAGGAGCAGATCGGGAAGGTGGATGAAATCTTCGGTCAGCTACGTGACTTTGTATCCTTTCAATGTTTTGTTGTCTAACCTGTATTGTATTTGTGGTTGATTTATATCATTACATTCTTCAGTGATACAAAATACTACTCTCAATGTAAAAAGTTCCATGCTAAGATAATTGTTCTACTGTTTAACACTGAATTTCATGTCATTTGTGACACTGGTTGGCCCCTTAACCTAAAGCTACAGTATTTCTCTGTCAAACTCTCTGATAATATGAAGGCATCCTCGTTCAAAAAATTACAAAAGGTAAGCTATATCAGTTTGTTACATGTAGCAGAGCTTGACCAGTAGTTGCTTAAGTACTTTTTTTCTTGTCTATGATACCCAATCTGGCATCAGTGGGGTTATTTGAGAATGAGGAGCTTTGTGAATGGCAGTGCATTCATGCTTCTCGTGCTTTTTGGAACAGAAATGACAGAAACACCTTCGTCAACTCTCCTGTCAACCAATCATCATCTTGAATCAAACACTGATTCACAAATCTTTGTTTATCAATTTTTTTTAGCAGGAGCTCAGTGTGGCCCCTCTGCACagccaatgtgtacttacatttacatttaagtcatttagcagacgctcttatccagagcgacttacaagtacatacattcatactttttttgtacttctGTTTTGACCACAGTTGCATCATAATCCCCCTGCGGAACCTTTGCGCCATGGACACTGGATTGACCATAAATCTGCTTTAGTTATTGCATATAAATGTCTTGACCTGTATTGTGTAACAGCATATTCTGGTCCACAGTTCTACGTAGACCCAATGAAACTCCTACCACTACAGAGGTTTCTTCCCAGACCCCCGGGTGAAAAGGGTCCCCCAAGGGGAggcagaggaggtagaggtggaagaggaggtcCGCGCGGAGGTAAGAGTGAAATGTCATCCGCTCAGCCCCATGGGTGTTTTTTCTCTTGTGAATAAAAGTGGAAGAATGTTAGTCCATTGATATTCAAACAAAATGAATTTGTCCTCCCAGGTGGATTCCGTGGTGGCAGGGGTGGTGGTGACCGTGGCGGGTTTGGAAGAGGAGGCTTCGGTGGTGGGCGGGGAGGAGgattcagaggaagaggaggtggaggcggACGAGGATTTAGAGGTAAGTCCAAATCCTGGAAAAGGAATCCAAGTGACTGTATAGACAATTTTCCGTTTTTAGATttcatgatgtgtgtttctgtggtgTTGATGCCTTTTTCTGTCATCCAGGTGGCAGATGATGACAAACACTGTATGCCTCGTGGGATCCTCACCAAGTGTCAATCCCTACAGGAAGCAAATCAGTGCACTGCGATGCTGGAGCTTGGCTCTGTTGGACTTGACATGGAGAACGAACATTGCATCTTTTTATAATGCTCAATTATCAATTCGTTTTGTTTTTGTATACCAATCTATGATGTGTGAATTAATGGCTTTTTATTTAATGAACCTTGAAAGCACTCTGCTGTCACAGGGAATAGTATCATTAATATCCAAGTTTTTGCAACTCTTCAACATTGTTCACACTGGATGGTTTTGGGGTACATTTAGGATGtgtcactgtattatactgttgaATATGATTGAGAGCTTTCATGTTGGAGTGCAATGTTGATAAGAGACAGAAATTGATAATACCTGGAATTTTATAAAACATATAAGGCTTGGTTTTGAAAGTGGAAGATATGACGGACATTAGTATTCATTAATCAGTGGAAAATATTGTATTTACCCCAGAAATCCAATGGGGTTACAGAGTACTGACACCTTTTGTAAAGAAAAGCCTTTGATTAAACAGTGCTCTGTAGAAGTTTCTCCAGTTTTTATTTGGACATCTAACTTAATGTCTTATTTTTGCTCATGCAAAATAAACAAGTGTTCCAGAATTGGAACAATACCTTCAAATTCAGGGTGATTTTGTGTTTATAAATTCAGGGTGATTTTGTGTTTATTTCAACACCTTTTGTCAACTGGTCATGTACCGAAAGTTTGCTAG is part of the Salvelinus fontinalis isolate EN_2023a chromosome 6, ASM2944872v1, whole genome shotgun sequence genome and harbors:
- the LOC129858273 gene encoding H/ACA ribonucleoprotein complex subunit 1-like; translated protein: MSFRGGGGRGGRGGGFNRGGGGRGGYGGGGGYSGGRGGGGGFRGGGRGGFQDYGPPEYVVALGEFMHPCEDEIVCKCVTEENKVPYFNAPVYLENKEQIGKVDEIFGQLRDFYFSVKLSDNMKASSFKKLQKFYVDPMKLLPLQRFLPRPPGEKGPPRGGRGGRGGRGGPRGGGFRGGRGGGDRGGFGRGGFGGGRGGGFRGRGGGGGRGFRGGR